CATGTCACGCTTGGCCCCATTGTTTTTGCGCTCCTTTCTCTTTTCCGCCTGCTCTTTTTTCTTCCTGTCAAATTCTTCCTGAGTCATTGAGTCTTGCAGACACTTCTCCTGACGTTCGGACTTTTTGCCGGAAACGAGCTTGCCGAGCGCCCTGTTCTGACGATTCGCTTTGTCTATGGCGATTCCTTTCTGGACGAGTTGCTCTTCTAATGACTTTATACGTTCAATGAGTTCACCGACCTGTATGGTCAGCGAACTCACAGTATCGTTAGCAAGCTGAAGTTGCTCCTTCAAAAGTACTATGATTTCGTCCTTTGTCATAGTGCAAAGGTACGAAAAAATATTGAGACATGCAAGTATTATTGGATATTAATTTTATCTATTTTATTGATATACAGCACGTTATTGGCATTATAATACAGCTATAAGTTAAGCCTCTTTCTAAATCTCATACTTTTAAGGCAAATTCCGCTCATGATGGCAGACAGAGTCTTGTGCGGCATTTTGCATTGCTTGTTCTTAGGGTCAAAGAATGGCAATTCAAAGGTTCCTCGTTCCAGTCGCTTGTGATATAGCAAGAAACCATCGCCGTCCCATTTTAGCAGTTTAACCTGCTGGCGATTCTTGGAGAAGAAGATGAAGACAGCACCGCCAAGTGGTGGCAGCTCCATCTCCGTCCTTACTATCTGATACAAGCCATTAATACCCGTGTTCATTCGAACGTATCGCTGGCAGACATAGTATTGGGTGTTCTCATTTAATCCAAACATACCGCATCCTCCTTCTCATAAAGTTTCATTAACGCCATAACAGACTTGGCGCATCCTTTTTTGATCGACACAACGGTTCCATTGGGAAAGGTTATGTTTATGCCTTGAAGAAGATCCTCCATAGGAAGATCTATAGTTGGAGACTCCATAGGCACGAACATCACGCCGGTATTTGCAGTAGAGGCTTCTGCTCTTTCCTTACGGGCTGCCTCCTGAACTTCGCGGATTTCATGCTTGGCACGCAGGACAGAATATCCCTTCTCGGACATCCAATTTTGCATGGTACGGTGATTTACATGCCTTTCCTTCAAGAAAGGAGTCAGGTGAGCCTTTGGATTTCGATTCAAATAGATTAAGAAGGAATTCCAAGCCTTCTCAAAACGTTCGTTTGTTGTCATAATTCATGCAATTAAAAAATTATGGTGCAAAGGTACGAACAAACGAGAAAGCTACAATGGTATAAACGCGGAGCCGCTTACCGATTTGTTAATTCTGTAGGTGAAGGGTGGTGAAGGGTGTTTTGTAACTCTTCACCTCTTGAAAGCATGATAAATACAGGTGTTCTAAGTGATTTGGTGAAGAGTGAAGGGTAAAATGAGGGTATGGCATTTTTTTGCGGAAAAATCATATCCCTTTCAATAGCATTTTCCAAAGTGGTATAATTTGGATGATATTGCCGTCGAGGTTAATCTCTTTTTCTTCATCCGTCGTGATGATGAATAACTCCTTGCAATCGAAGCGTTTGGCGTAAGCCAGGAGGGCTTTTGTTTCTCGCTCATAAGTCTTATCATCCTGTATGCTATAGGATACTTGGATGGCTTTACCATGCTCAAATAGGCAAAAGTCAACTTCTATATTGTCATTGTAATAATATAGGTCCTCACCATACGTCTCATAGAGATAAATGGCAACCATATTTTCCAATAGGGATGTTTCTGGATCAAGCAGGAAGAGATTTAGAATTCCATTATCGATGAAATAGTATTTCTTGTTAGAAATCTTGTCTTGCAATTTTGCCTCAATGTTTTCTATAGAAAAAATCATGCAAGTTTCCTTGATGTATTCAAGGTAATCTACGATAGTTTCTTGCTTGACCTTTCCTGCTACTGTAGATACGATATTTGCAAGACGATTGTAGCTTTGTGGCTGTTTGATGCTCTCAGCTAATTTCCTGACTAATACTTTTAATCCTGTAGTGTTACGTATATTGTATCTACTGATTAAGTCGCCAAAATATATCTTGTTGTATAGATTGCCTAACCATTGACGCTTGAATGATTTTTCTCGGATGACTAACTCTGGTAATCCTCCAAAGTGGAAATATTCATTGAAAGTTCGTTTGATAGGAGCGTTGTCAAGGTATTCCCACTGCTTTTCTAATTGGATGTTCTTGGATTGGAGGAATTCCATGAAGGAAAATGGAAATACATTTTGAACTATATAACGTCCGCCAAGAGTTGTGGAAATTTCTTTGCTCAACATCTTTGCATTGCTTCCAGTAATATAAACAAGGTATTTATGGTCTGCAAGTCGGCGTGCAAACTTTTCCCAACCATCCACTAATTGAATCTCGTCAAGCATGAAGATTGGCTTATGGGCAAATAATTCTTCGTATGCTTGTTTGATGAGGTCGAGGTCGCTGAGTTGGATGTCTGCTAAACGGTCATCTTCAAAGTTGAAGTAGAGAATTTCTTCAATGGAATGGCCTTGCTGTAATAGGTCATGTATGCGTTGGTATAGCATATATGACTTACCAGCCCGGCGAAGACCTACCAATACGTAGCATGAATGAGGTTCAAATTCGACATTGCGTCTAATGAAACTCAATTCTTTTACCATTTGTTGGTTCTCTAATATCAATTTCTTAGCTATATTTTTATCCATATTATAGTTTTTTACTGAAATATGGGTGCAAATATACAAAATTTCCTTTATAAGGGGAAGGAAAATACCAAAAAGTTTCCTCTATAAAGGAAACTTTTATATAAAATCTTTCCTTTATAAGGGAAATGTTATATTTATTCTACTTCGCTCCAATCAATAGTCAGGAAAAGTCAGAGTAGGAAACTACAATACCAGCCATGCTCTTCAAGCGATCCCTCGGGGACCACGTGATGGGGAACTGGTGAACAAGAGACGGGCAACGATTGCCCATGAGGCGGGCAACGAGTGCCCAAACAGATAGCTACAATTTGGGCAACATGTTGTGACTTTTCCTCCTTATTATATTGTAGTTTCCTATATTTAGTTGACTACATAGTTCCTTATTCCTATTGTAAGTTGACAATTATTTTCTCTATTCCTAATTCTACTTGTCAATCTTCTATCTTATTCCTAGTTAGTATTTACATACTTCATTCTAGTTCCTAATAGAAGTAGACAAAGGACCCACCCCTAGGGGTGGATCGCGGTTTTTACAATTTTGCTGCAAAATTAATCATTTTTCCTGAACTGACAAGGATTTTATGTACTTTTCCCTATAACTTGTCCAATTTTTCTTTAAACTTCCCTTTTGTTTCGCAGCTTCCTTTGGTGTTAGCATCCCGATACTTCCATGAGGGCGTAACTCATTGTAAAAGTGTACTGCCCTTTCTAAAGCCTCTTCTACTTCCTGTAAAGAAGTAAAAGAAAGCCCCATGAATAACTCGTTCTTCAACGTGTTATTGACACGCTCTGCTACAGCATTATCCTTCGGATTGCCACATTCTGTCATGCTAGGTATGATACCGTATTCCCTTAGTAATTTGATGTATTCGTTACTAGCATATTGTACACCTCTATCGGAATGATGGATTGGTGTAATAATATCCTTATAACTTTCCATGCGCATTAAGGCCATGTTTAGGGCTTTCAAAGGGAACCTGGTGGAGAGTGACTCACCGACAGAATAGCCAATGATTTCTTTTGTGTAATAATCCGTAATCAAAGAAATGTAGCAGAAATGATAAGTGCCTTGTTCGGCATCATCCCAAATCTTCTGATATGTAATGTCGCTCACCCAAACTTCATTGGGTGATGATGGTATCAGTTCTTTTATCTTGTTGGGGTATGTGGGTAACCCATGACGAGAGTCCGTTGTACGAGGTTTTCGGTTGGAAGAACGCACTCCCAACTTGTACCTTGATATTATATCCTCGAAACGGCAATGTCCCATGGCGTTCTCTTCTCCAAACTCCTTGCAATACATCAGCCAGAGTTTACGACCGCCGATACCTGGATCTTGCTTTCTAATAGACTTAACATACTCTATTACAAACGATTCCTCTGCCAAGGCTGCAAGCATATTGTCTTCGTGCTGATAATACGCTTGACGAGTAAACCCAAACAGTTTACAGAGGCCAGAAACACTATAGTTTTTGTCCTCTGCACGAAGTTCCTTTACTGTTTGGGTCCAGATTTTTTTCGCACAGGAATCTTATAAAGACGCTCTGCAATATCAATCATCTTGTTATAGGCGGCAGCTGCCATCTTTGCCTCATGGAGTTCTTGCTCCATAGCTGCCAAGCGTTTCTTCAATTCAATGTTCTCCTGCGAGAGATTTTCTGGTGTTGCATTTTGCTTCATTTCTTCTACGATTTGTGGATTATTGGTTGCAAAGTTACCAAGAATTCTGTAAACTGAAGTACTGCTAATTGACATTTTTGCCATAATTTCTCTAACTGGTACATGATACTGATAATAACTGCGAGCTATGCTCAACGCTAAATCCATTTTGTCTTTGTCCATATTTGTTATTTTTAAGTTGATTTATACTGTGTCAACTTTTTCTAGGACAAGACATATATAGCCGTTTGCATCGTTTGCACTTTTCTAAAATAAAAAAATCCCATCATTCTCATTGAGAGTGATGGGATTCAATGTCTTAAAGCAAATTGCTTTCAGATTACTTACGAAGACCGAGGGCCTTGATGATGGCACGGTAGCGATTGATATCGCGGTCGTACAAGTAATCGAGCAATGCGCGACGCTTTCCTACAAGCTGTGTCAGAGAACGTGTTGTAGTATAATCTTTACGGTTCTTCTTTACATGTTCCGTCAAATGAGCAATACGGTATGAGAACAATGCTATCTGGCTCTCAGCTGAACCAGTATCAGAGTTAGACTTTCCGTACTTGCTAAAGATCTCTTCTTTTTTTGCTTTGTCTAAATACATAGCTGTGTTACTTAATAATAAATGTTACTTTAATTGTTTCTAATGCATTCAGGACCCTTCCTCGCGGCGGTTTCTCTAAAAATGCGCTGCAAAGTTACAACTTTTCTGTGAAACTTGCAAATTTTTCCGATATTTTTTGTAATTTTGCACCCAAATTCATTAAGTATTTAAGGTAAAGGAAATGCAAGACATTAGAAACATTGCAGTTATTGCACACGTTGACCATGGTAAGACTACCTTGGTGGACAAGATGATGCTCGCCGGAAAGCTGTTCCGTGACGGCCAGGATAATAGCGGCGAAGTGCTCGATTCCAATGATTTGGAGCGTGAGCGTGGTATAACCATTCTTTCAAAGAATGTATCTATCAATTGGAAAGGTGTTAAAATTAATATCCTCGATACTCCTGGACACTCCGACTTCGGTGGTGAGGTGGAGCGCGTACTCAATATGGCAGACGGTTGTCTCTTGCTTGTTGACGCTTTCGAGGGCCCTATGCCTCAGACCCGTTTCGTGTTGCAGAAAGCTTTGCAGCTCGGTCTGAAGCCTATCGTTGTTGTTAATAAGGTGGATAAGCCTAACTGCCGTCCTGAGGAAGTTTATGAGATGGTATTCGATCTCATGTGCGACCTTGATGCTACTGAGGATCAGCTTGATTTCCCTGTAGTATATGGTTCTGCCAAGAATGGTTGGATGGGAGAGGATTACAACAATCCTACAGACAACATCGACTATTTGCTCGACAAGATTGTAGAGGTTATCCCTGCTCCTAAGCAGTTGGAGGGTACTCCTCAGCTCCTTATTACTTCTCTCGACTACAGTTCTTATACAGGCCGTATCGCTGTAGGTCGTGTTCATCGTGGTACTCTGAAGGATGCCATGAATGTGACAATCTGCCATCGTGATGGTACACAGGAGAAGACCAAGATCAAGGAACTTCATACATTCGAGGGTATGGGTCACAAGAAGACTGATCATGTAGATTCTGGTGATATCTGTGCAGTTATCGGTTTGGAGAAGTTTGAGATTGGTGATACCATCTGTGATTATGAGAATCCAGAGCCACTTCCTCCAATCGCTGTTGATGAGCCAACCATGAGTATGCTCTTCACCATCAACGATTCTCCATTCTTCGGTAAGGAGGGTAAGTACTGTACTTCCCGCCATATCCAGGAGCGCTTGAATAAGGAGTTGGAGAAGAACCTGGCTCTTCGTGTTCAGCCATTCGAGGATTCTACTGATAAGTGGATTGTCAGCGGTCGTGGTGTGCTTCATCTCTCTGTACTCGTGGAAACCATGCGTCGTGAGGGTTATGAACTTCAGGTAGGTCAGCCTCAGGTTATCTACAAGGAGATTGACGGCGTGAAGTGCGAGCCTGTAGAGGAATTGACTATCAATGTACCAGAGGAGTTCGCTTCTAAGATGATTGATATGGTAACCCGTCGTAAGGGTGATATGACTTCTATGTTGAACATGGGTGAGCGTGTGGATATCGAGTTTGATATTCCTTCTCGCGGTATCATCGGCCTTCGTACCAATGTGCTGACTGCTTCTCAGGGTGAGGCCATCATGGCTCACCGTTTCAAAGAGTATCAGCCATTCAAGGGTGAAATCAACCGCCGTTCTAATGGTAGTATGATTGCACTTGAAACTGGTACTGCTTATGCTTATGCTATTGATAAGCTTCAGGATCGTGGTAAGTTCTTCATCGACCCAGGTGAGGAGGTTTATGCCGGTGAGGTAGTTGGTGAGCATGTTCACGAAAACGACCTTGTCGTCAATGTGACTAAGGCAAAGCAGTTGACCAACGTCCGTGCTTCTGGTTCAGACGATAAGGCTCGTGTGATTCCAAAGACCGTAATGAGTCTTGAGGAGTGCTTGGAGTATATCCGTGAGGACGAGTACGTAGAGGTAACTCCTAAGAGCATGCGTATGCGCAAGGTAATCCTTGATCACTTGGAGCGTAAGCGTAGCAATAAAGACTAATTAA
This is a stretch of genomic DNA from Segatella hominis. It encodes these proteins:
- the tnpB gene encoding IS66 family insertion sequence element accessory protein TnpB (TnpB, as the term is used for proteins encoded by IS66 family insertion elements, is considered an accessory protein, since TnpC, encoded by a neighboring gene, is a DDE family transposase.), which translates into the protein MFGLNENTQYYVCQRYVRMNTGINGLYQIVRTEMELPPLGGAVFIFFSKNRQQVKLLKWDGDGFLLYHKRLERGTFELPFFDPKNKQCKMPHKTLSAIMSGICLKSMRFRKRLNL
- a CDS encoding ATP-binding protein, with the protein product MDKNIAKKLILENQQMVKELSFIRRNVEFEPHSCYVLVGLRRAGKSYMLYQRIHDLLQQGHSIEEILYFNFEDDRLADIQLSDLDLIKQAYEELFAHKPIFMLDEIQLVDGWEKFARRLADHKYLVYITGSNAKMLSKEISTTLGGRYIVQNVFPFSFMEFLQSKNIQLEKQWEYLDNAPIKRTFNEYFHFGGLPELVIREKSFKRQWLGNLYNKIYFGDLISRYNIRNTTGLKVLVRKLAESIKQPQSYNRLANIVSTVAGKVKQETIVDYLEYIKETCMIFSIENIEAKLQDKISNKKYYFIDNGILNLFLLDPETSLLENMVAIYLYETYGEDLYYYNDNIEVDFCLFEHGKAIQVSYSIQDDKTYERETKALLAYAKRFDCKELFIITTDEEKEINLDGNIIQIIPLWKMLLKGI
- a CDS encoding IS3 family transposase, which encodes MWTQTVKELRAEDKNYSVSGLCKLFGFTRQAYYQHEDNMLAALAEESFVIEYVKSIRKQDPGIGGRKLWLMYCKEFGEENAMGHCRFEDIISRYKLGVRSSNRKPRTTDSRHGLPTYPNKIKELIPSSPNEVWVSDITYQKIWDDAEQGTYHFCYISLITDYYTKEIIGYSVGESLSTRFPLKALNMALMRMESYKDIITPIHHSDRGVQYASNEYIKLLREYGIIPSMTECGNPKDNAVAERVNNTLKNELFMGLSFTSLQEVEEALERAVHFYNELRPHGSIGMLTPKEAAKQKGSLKKNWTSYREKYIKSLSVQEK
- the rpsO gene encoding 30S ribosomal protein S15, whose protein sequence is MYLDKAKKEEIFSKYGKSNSDTGSAESQIALFSYRIAHLTEHVKKNRKDYTTTRSLTQLVGKRRALLDYLYDRDINRYRAIIKALGLRK
- the typA gene encoding translational GTPase TypA, with the protein product MQDIRNIAVIAHVDHGKTTLVDKMMLAGKLFRDGQDNSGEVLDSNDLERERGITILSKNVSINWKGVKINILDTPGHSDFGGEVERVLNMADGCLLLVDAFEGPMPQTRFVLQKALQLGLKPIVVVNKVDKPNCRPEEVYEMVFDLMCDLDATEDQLDFPVVYGSAKNGWMGEDYNNPTDNIDYLLDKIVEVIPAPKQLEGTPQLLITSLDYSSYTGRIAVGRVHRGTLKDAMNVTICHRDGTQEKTKIKELHTFEGMGHKKTDHVDSGDICAVIGLEKFEIGDTICDYENPEPLPPIAVDEPTMSMLFTINDSPFFGKEGKYCTSRHIQERLNKELEKNLALRVQPFEDSTDKWIVSGRGVLHLSVLVETMRREGYELQVGQPQVIYKEIDGVKCEPVEELTINVPEEFASKMIDMVTRRKGDMTSMLNMGERVDIEFDIPSRGIIGLRTNVLTASQGEAIMAHRFKEYQPFKGEINRRSNGSMIALETGTAYAYAIDKLQDRGKFFIDPGEEVYAGEVVGEHVHENDLVVNVTKAKQLTNVRASGSDDKARVIPKTVMSLEECLEYIREDEYVEVTPKSMRMRKVILDHLERKRSNKD